Genomic segment of candidate division WOR-3 bacterium:
TTTCGGCCGTCTGAATTCGCTTGACGTGCGGCGGGGAACGGATGTATAATGGAGGCTGATGTGGGATACTCCCCGTCAGGTTGTAGCCCCGGGTTTCTGCCAGCATACCGCCGGCAGCGCAACCGGGGGTAAAGGAGGCATAGGTGCCCATAGATGAGCAAAGCCCATCTCCAAGTGAAGAAACCGGCGCTGCTCTGGCGCAGCGCTACGGTGTGCCTTTTGTAGACCTGGCGAACTTCAAAATCGACTCCGAGGTGCTGCAGATGTTCCCGGAGCAGTTCATGCGTTCGAAGCAGGTCATACCCCTCTTCCGCGCCGGCAACACGCTGGCGGCCGCCTTCGTCGACCCGGGCGACATCTTCAACGTTGACGAAGTACGCCGCATGACCGGCATGGAAGTCGAACCCATGGTCTGCCGCGACCTCGAGCTACAGGAAGCGCTCAACCAGTACTATGCCACGTCGCAGTCGGCTGACCTGCCGGACGAACCGGAATCGATGAGCCTCGACGACCTGCCCGAAGAGGAAGCAGAATCCGCGGCCCAGACCGAGATGTCGGCCGAGCCGCGCAAGATCGAAGAGCTGGCTTCCGAGGCGCCGGTGGTTCGCTGGGTAAACCAGATGATCATACGCGCGGTGCGCGAGCGTGCTTCCGACATTCACATCGAGCCGACCCGCGAGGGCCTCACGGTCAGGTACCGTATCGACGGCATCCTCCACCCCATCGTCTCCCCGAAGAAGGCCCTGCAGTTGGCGGTAGTTTCCCGTATCAAGATCATGTCGCGCATGAACATCGCCGAGAAGCGCATCCCGCAGGATGGCCGCTACGGCGCGCTCGTGGACGGGCGCGAGATTGACTTCCGTGTTTCGACCTTCCCGACCACGTACGGCGAAACGGTGGTCATGCGTATCCTCGACCGCATGCGCCTGCTCTCACTCGACGAACTCGGCCTGGCCGGCGAATCGGCGGGGCTCATGCGGGAGATGATCGCCAAGCCCCACGGCGTGATTCTCATTACCGGGCCTACCGGTTCCGGCAAGTCTACGACCGTGTACGCCATCCTCGGTGAAATCCGTTCCGGTGACAAGAACATCATCACCATCGAGGACCCGGTCGAGTACGACATGGACAAGATCTGCCAATCCCAGGTGAACGAGAAGGCCGGCTACACCTACCTGGTCGGACTCCGGCACATCCTGCGTCAGGACCCGGACGTGATCATGATCGGTGAAATCCGTGACGGCGAGACCGCGATGGTCGCCATCCGTGCCGCTCTCACCGGCCAGCTGGTGTTCTCGACCATCCACACCAACGACGCACCCGGAACCATCACCCGTCTGATCGACATGAACATCGAGCCGTTCCTGGTCGCGTCGGCCATGGAAGGCACCGTCGCGCAGCGGCTGGTGCGGCAGATCTGCCCGAAGTGCAAAGAGGACTACGACCCGCCGGCACACCTGCTGGGGGAACTGGGACTGCCGACGGGCACCAAGTTCTACCGCGGCAAGGGCTGCGAACGCTGCCGCAACACCGGCTACAAGGGCCGTATCGGTATCTTCGAAGTAATGAAGGTGAACGACCGCCTCCGCGAGCTGATCGTCACCCGGCCGCCTACCAGCGCCATCCGCATGCTGGCCCGGGAGTACGGGATGAAGACACTCTGGGAAGACGGAATCAGCAAAGTCGTCGCCGGCACCACCACCATCGAAGAGGTGATGGATGAGGCCGAAAAATTTGAATAACTAAGGGGAGCGCAATGCCACTATTCCGCTACAAGGTCCGCGACAAGGAAGGCAAGATCGTATCCGGGAGCCTTGAGGGCAGCGATCTCAACACCATCGTCGAGCGCCTCGACTCGTTCGGCTACATCCCCATAACCATCCGCGAGGAGAAACGGCAGACCGGAGTCGGCGTCGACATCGGCCGGTTCTTCGAGCGGACCAAGGCGGTCGACCTCATCAACTTCACGCGGCAGTTCGTCACCCTGCACCGCGCCGGTCTGCCGATGCTCTCGGCCATCGGTGCGCTGCAGGCCCAGACCAAAGCCAAGCCGCTGGCCCGCGCGCTCGACGCCATCCGCAAGGACCTGATGGGCGGCACCGCGCTTTCGGCGGCCATGTCCAAGTTCCCCAAGGTGTTCAGCGAGCTCTATGTCAACTCCATCTGGGCCGGCGAAACGGGCGGCGTGCTGGACGACATCCTCGACCGGCTGGTGTTGCTGCTCGAACACGAACGCAA
This window contains:
- a CDS encoding type II/IV secretion system protein; amino-acid sequence: MPIDEQSPSPSEETGAALAQRYGVPFVDLANFKIDSEVLQMFPEQFMRSKQVIPLFRAGNTLAAAFVDPGDIFNVDEVRRMTGMEVEPMVCRDLELQEALNQYYATSQSADLPDEPESMSLDDLPEEEAESAAQTEMSAEPRKIEELASEAPVVRWVNQMIIRAVRERASDIHIEPTREGLTVRYRIDGILHPIVSPKKALQLAVVSRIKIMSRMNIAEKRIPQDGRYGALVDGREIDFRVSTFPTTYGETVVMRILDRMRLLSLDELGLAGESAGLMREMIAKPHGVILITGPTGSGKSTTVYAILGEIRSGDKNIITIEDPVEYDMDKICQSQVNEKAGYTYLVGLRHILRQDPDVIMIGEIRDGETAMVAIRAALTGQLVFSTIHTNDAPGTITRLIDMNIEPFLVASAMEGTVAQRLVRQICPKCKEDYDPPAHLLGELGLPTGTKFYRGKGCERCRNTGYKGRIGIFEVMKVNDRLRELIVTRPPTSAIRMLAREYGMKTLWEDGISKVVAGTTTIEEVMDEAEKFE
- a CDS encoding type II secretion system F family protein; amino-acid sequence: MPLFRYKVRDKEGKIVSGSLEGSDLNTIVERLDSFGYIPITIREEKRQTGVGVDIGRFFERTKAVDLINFTRQFVTLHRAGLPMLSAIGALQAQTKAKPLARALDAIRKDLMGGTALSAAMSKFPKVFSELYVNSIWAGETGGVLDDILDRLVLLLEHERKLKSDVGAALRYPIILAVGFVIAIVVLATFVLPKFTILLTSVGGKMPLPTQILLMFTGFMSKFWYII